The Bernardetia litoralis DSM 6794 genome includes a window with the following:
- a CDS encoding amidohydrolase family protein, whose translation MQNSKNKFFIAFIVLFVSVFSYQKTVAQQTFYTNGITDERNTVYAFTNATIYTDYQTKITDATLIIKEGKILEIGKNLSIPKGAITQDLKGKIIYPSFIDLYSDYGMPTVERAARRRRQLQLNPQTAYAYGNNEAVKAHHKASEMFEPKEKDADNLRKLGFGTLLSNQQDGIVRGTSALVFLGNGTAQEQLYKTEAAAGFSFNKGASTQSYPSSLMGSMALLRQTYLDGKWYATGAVKDKNLTLEAWNTIQNLPQIFEVNDKMNALRADKLGDEFGKQYIFKGNGDEYQAVDLIKNTGASFIIPLNFPNAFDVNDPLDAQFVSFTALKHWEYAASNAAILEKAGINFAFTTDGLKDKSKFLKHLRKAVGAGLSKTAALKALTHTPANLIGEGNNLGTLKKGAVANFIITSGDLFLSKTKIYQNWVKGQKNEIIAYPNSSYAGIYDLTLEEDGKSKLYKLEVSGKEDNLNYTIIDGKDTLKAKANYEKGIFALQFSPKSQTEAIRLTGWYDTEGKYWAGSTHSSGGKWISWNAKNSDSNIEVKQDAGNEPKINETSETFKPIFPFAPYSFQTQPKAETVLIKNATVWTNETEGEAKGILENTDVILVDGKINKIGKNLSSPNGAKTIDGTGKHLTSGIIDEHSHIAISGGVNEGVYANSSEVRIADVINPEDVNIYRHLAGGVVALQQLHGSANPIGGQSAVIKLRWGKTAEEMRIKGAPERIKFALGENVKHSNWAEYGRYPQSRMGVEAFLTDAFTRAKEYEAAKKANPTTTRTDLQMETLLEIINGKRLISCHSYVASEILATMRVAEKFGFKVNVFTHILEGYKVAPEMVKHGVAGSTFSDWWAYKYEVKDAIPYNAALMNQAGVLTSINSDDAEMGRRLNQEAAKTVKYGGVSPEEAWKFVTLNPAKMLGIADRTGSIKVGKDADIVLWSANPLSIYAKAEKTFVDGILYFDRENDEKLRQELAAERERIIQKMIAAKNGGAPTMRIKFKKEHLWDCEESDFDYWNTINDGE comes from the coding sequence ATGCAAAACTCTAAAAATAAGTTTTTTATAGCTTTTATTGTTTTGTTTGTTTCCGTTTTTTCTTATCAAAAAACAGTTGCACAACAAACATTTTATACCAATGGCATTACTGATGAGCGAAATACCGTTTATGCTTTTACAAATGCTACTATTTATACAGATTATCAAACCAAAATTACTGATGCTACTTTAATTATTAAAGAAGGCAAAATTTTGGAAATTGGAAAAAATCTAAGTATTCCAAAAGGTGCAATAACACAAGACCTCAAAGGAAAAATTATCTATCCTTCTTTTATTGATTTGTATTCTGATTATGGAATGCCAACGGTAGAAAGGGCAGCACGAAGAAGAAGACAATTACAATTAAATCCTCAAACAGCCTATGCTTATGGAAATAATGAAGCTGTAAAAGCACACCACAAGGCAAGTGAAATGTTTGAGCCAAAAGAAAAAGATGCTGATAATCTTAGAAAATTAGGATTTGGAACATTACTTTCAAACCAACAAGATGGAATTGTGAGAGGAACTTCAGCACTCGTTTTTTTAGGAAACGGAACAGCTCAAGAACAACTTTACAAAACTGAGGCAGCAGCAGGATTTTCATTTAATAAAGGGGCTTCAACACAATCTTATCCTTCTTCTTTGATGGGTTCAATGGCTCTTTTGCGCCAAACTTATCTTGATGGAAAATGGTATGCAACAGGCGCAGTCAAAGATAAAAATCTTACTCTTGAAGCTTGGAATACTATTCAAAACCTTCCTCAAATATTTGAAGTAAATGATAAAATGAATGCACTTCGTGCTGATAAATTGGGAGATGAGTTTGGAAAACAATATATTTTTAAAGGAAATGGAGATGAATATCAAGCTGTTGATTTAATCAAAAATACAGGAGCTTCTTTTATTATTCCTCTTAATTTTCCTAATGCTTTTGATGTAAATGACCCTTTAGATGCTCAATTTGTATCCTTTACGGCTCTAAAACATTGGGAATATGCAGCTTCAAATGCAGCTATTCTTGAAAAAGCAGGAATTAATTTTGCATTCACAACAGATGGATTAAAAGATAAATCTAAATTTTTAAAACATCTTAGAAAAGCAGTTGGAGCAGGTCTTTCCAAAACAGCAGCTCTCAAAGCACTGACTCATACACCAGCAAATTTGATTGGAGAAGGAAATAATTTGGGAACTTTGAAAAAAGGTGCAGTTGCTAATTTTATTATTACATCTGGAGATTTATTTTTATCAAAAACAAAAATTTATCAAAATTGGGTAAAAGGACAAAAAAATGAAATTATTGCTTATCCAAATTCTAGTTATGCAGGGATTTATGATTTGACTTTGGAAGAAGACGGAAAATCAAAACTCTATAAATTAGAAGTTTCTGGAAAGGAAGATAATTTGAATTATACAATTATTGATGGAAAAGATACTTTGAAAGCAAAGGCAAATTATGAAAAAGGAATTTTTGCCCTTCAGTTTTCGCCTAAAAGCCAAACTGAAGCAATTCGTTTGACTGGTTGGTATGATACAGAAGGAAAATACTGGGCTGGTTCGACACATAGCTCGGGTGGAAAATGGATTTCTTGGAATGCCAAAAATTCAGATTCAAATATAGAAGTGAAACAAGATGCTGGAAATGAACCAAAAATAAATGAAACATCAGAAACTTTCAAACCGATATTTCCGTTTGCTCCATACTCTTTCCAAACGCAACCAAAAGCAGAAACTGTTTTGATAAAAAATGCTACGGTTTGGACAAATGAAACAGAAGGTGAAGCAAAAGGAATACTGGAAAATACAGATGTTATTCTTGTTGATGGAAAAATAAATAAAATAGGTAAGAATCTTTCTTCACCAAATGGAGCAAAAACGATTGACGGAACAGGAAAACACCTAACAAGTGGAATCATCGACGAGCATTCACATATTGCGATTTCGGGAGGAGTAAATGAAGGCGTTTATGCAAATAGCTCAGAAGTAAGAATTGCTGATGTAATCAATCCAGAAGACGTAAATATTTATCGTCATTTGGCTGGTGGTGTTGTGGCATTGCAACAATTACACGGTTCTGCAAATCCGATTGGAGGACAGTCTGCTGTAATAAAATTACGTTGGGGAAAAACAGCCGAAGAAATGAGAATTAAAGGCGCACCTGAAAGAATAAAATTTGCATTAGGAGAAAACGTAAAGCATTCAAATTGGGCAGAATATGGACGTTATCCTCAATCAAGAATGGGTGTTGAAGCATTTTTGACAGACGCATTTACAAGAGCAAAAGAATATGAAGCAGCCAAAAAAGCAAATCCAACAACTACAAGAACAGATTTACAAATGGAAACTCTTTTAGAAATAATTAATGGAAAAAGACTAATTTCTTGTCATTCGTATGTTGCCTCTGAAATTCTTGCTACTATGCGTGTTGCTGAGAAATTTGGTTTCAAGGTAAATGTATTTACACATATTTTAGAAGGGTATAAAGTTGCTCCCGAAATGGTAAAACATGGTGTTGCTGGTTCTACTTTTTCAGATTGGTGGGCATACAAATATGAAGTAAAAGATGCCATTCCATACAATGCTGCACTTATGAATCAAGCTGGAGTTTTGACTTCAATCAATTCGGATGATGCAGAAATGGGAAGAAGATTAAACCAAGAAGCTGCCAAAACTGTCAAATATGGAGGTGTTTCTCCAGAAGAAGCGTGGAAATTTGTTACTCTTAATCCTGCCAAAATGTTGGGAATTGCTGACCGAACAGGCAGTATCAAAGTAGGAAAAGATGCTGATATTGTTTTGTGGTCTGCAAATCCATTGTCTATTTATGCAAAAGCTGAAAAAACGTTTGTAGATGGAATTCTTTATTTTGATAGAGAAAATGATGAAAAATTGCGCCAAGAATTAGCTGCCGAGCGTGAAAGAATTATTCAAAAAATGATTGCTGCTAAAAATGGTGGCGCACCAACAATGAGAATAAAATTCAAAAAAGAACATCTGTGGGATTGTGAAGAAAGTGATTTTGATTACTGGAATACAATCAATGATGGAGAATAA
- a CDS encoding septal ring lytic transglycosylase RlpA family protein, which produces MKFKVRVIFLFLSLIIVSSSCTSLFGKKTDTNSAKAGAYSEKGIASYYADKYEGRTTASGEKFRQKLLTAAHRTLPFGTMVTVTNLKNEKKIRVRINDRGPFKKGRIIDVTRKGAEMLDFVRDGLTEVKIEYDVKK; this is translated from the coding sequence ATGAAATTCAAAGTAAGAGTGATTTTTCTATTTCTATCTTTAATCATTGTGTCTTCTTCGTGTACTTCTTTGTTTGGCAAGAAAACAGATACTAATTCTGCAAAAGCAGGAGCATATTCTGAAAAAGGAATTGCATCTTATTATGCAGATAAATATGAAGGAAGAACAACAGCAAGTGGTGAAAAATTTAGACAAAAACTTCTTACAGCAGCACACCGAACACTTCCTTTTGGTACAATGGTAACTGTTACAAACCTAAAAAACGAAAAGAAAATCAGAGTAAGAATAAATGATAGAGGTCCTTTCAAAAAAGGAAGAATTATTGATGTTACACGAAAAGGTGCAGAAATGTTAGACTTTGTGCGTGATGGACTTACAGAAGTGAAAATAGAATATGATGTGAAAAAATAG
- a CDS encoding DUF5989 family protein, with translation MDFLKDLWAFMMQRKKFWLAPMIIILMLLGILIVIGGGSAIAPFIYTLF, from the coding sequence ATGGATTTTTTAAAAGATTTATGGGCATTTATGATGCAACGTAAAAAATTTTGGTTAGCACCAATGATTATTATTTTGATGTTATTGGGTATTTTGATTGTTATTGGTGGTGGTTCTGCGATTGCTCCTTTTATTTATACCTTATTTTAA
- a CDS encoding carbamoyltransferase family protein encodes MNILGISAFYHDSAAALLQDGKIIAAAQEERFTRIKHDPNFPTQAIKYCLEESGLTLDKLDAIVFYDKPLLKFERLLETYYAFSPKGLISFLTAIPVWLKEKMFLKRMIYQELKEIEDYNKKSFKLLFPEHHLSHAASAFYPSNFEDAAILTIDGVGEWATVSICHGQGKDITILKELHFPHSLGLLYSAFTYYTGFKVNSGEYKLMGLAPYGNPEAEQTKEFVRKIKETLCHIYPDGSIWLDQSYFNYATGLRMIQEKKWENLFGVPTRKSESPIDQVHCDLALAIQQVTEEVVILMAQEAKRLTGSKNLCMAGGVALNCVANGKLEKENIFENIFIQPAAGDAGGALGAAQAAYHIYFGQEREITDSLDQMQGSYLGPQYSELDIQKMGRKYNAISEKYADFDELATKTASLLADGNVIGWFQGRMEFGPRALGGRSILGDARNPEMQKKLNLKIKYREGFRPFAPSVLAEKLEEYFEQTTPSPYMLLVQPVKESRQNKFPDNYNSMPLMEKLYFLRSDLPSITHIDYSARIQTVHKETNPRYWKLISAFEEQTGYALVVNTSFNVRGEPIVCTPEDAYKCLMRTEMDYLVIGDFIFDKKLQPKWAEKDDWRTEFALD; translated from the coding sequence ATGAATATTCTCGGTATATCAGCATTTTATCACGATTCGGCAGCAGCCCTTCTCCAAGACGGAAAAATAATTGCGGCAGCTCAAGAAGAACGTTTTACACGAATAAAACATGACCCAAATTTTCCTACACAGGCTATAAAATACTGTTTGGAAGAATCTGGACTGACGCTTGACAAATTAGATGCGATTGTTTTTTATGACAAGCCTCTTCTAAAATTCGAACGTCTTTTAGAAACCTATTATGCTTTTTCTCCAAAAGGATTGATTTCTTTTCTGACAGCTATTCCTGTTTGGCTTAAAGAAAAAATGTTTTTAAAACGAATGATTTATCAAGAGCTAAAAGAAATAGAAGATTACAACAAAAAAAGTTTTAAACTTCTCTTTCCAGAGCATCATTTATCACACGCTGCAAGTGCTTTTTATCCTTCTAATTTTGAAGATGCAGCCATTCTTACGATTGATGGTGTGGGAGAATGGGCAACCGTTTCAATTTGTCATGGGCAAGGAAAAGATATTACAATTCTGAAAGAATTACATTTTCCTCATTCTTTAGGGCTTTTGTATTCTGCTTTTACGTATTATACTGGTTTTAAAGTCAATTCAGGTGAATATAAATTGATGGGACTTGCGCCTTATGGAAATCCAGAAGCCGAACAAACTAAAGAATTTGTCAGAAAAATAAAGGAAACTCTTTGTCATATTTATCCTGATGGTTCTATTTGGTTAGACCAATCCTATTTTAATTATGCAACAGGATTACGCATGATTCAAGAAAAAAAATGGGAAAATCTTTTTGGCGTTCCAACAAGAAAATCAGAATCTCCAATCGATCAAGTACATTGTGATTTGGCTTTGGCTATTCAGCAAGTAACAGAAGAAGTAGTTATTTTGATGGCACAGGAAGCAAAACGCTTAACTGGCTCAAAAAATCTTTGTATGGCTGGTGGTGTTGCCTTAAATTGTGTTGCAAATGGAAAATTAGAAAAAGAGAATATCTTTGAAAATATTTTTATTCAACCAGCAGCAGGCGATGCAGGTGGAGCTTTGGGAGCAGCACAAGCAGCTTATCATATTTATTTTGGACAAGAAAGAGAAATTACAGATAGTTTAGACCAAATGCAGGGTAGTTATTTAGGACCTCAATATTCAGAATTAGATATTCAGAAAATGGGCAGAAAATACAATGCTATTTCTGAAAAATATGCTGATTTTGATGAGTTGGCTACAAAAACAGCTTCTCTTTTGGCAGATGGAAATGTAATTGGTTGGTTTCAAGGAAGAATGGAATTTGGCCCTAGAGCTTTAGGGGGTAGAAGTATTTTAGGAGATGCACGTAATCCAGAAATGCAGAAAAAATTAAATCTAAAAATTAAATATAGAGAAGGATTTAGACCTTTTGCACCTTCGGTTTTGGCTGAAAAGTTAGAAGAGTATTTTGAGCAAACAACACCTTCTCCGTATATGCTTTTGGTGCAACCTGTCAAAGAATCTCGTCAGAATAAATTTCCAGATAATTACAATTCAATGCCATTAATGGAAAAATTATATTTTCTGCGAAGTGATTTGCCTTCTATCACACATATTGATTATTCGGCTCGTATTCAGACAGTCCATAAAGAAACAAATCCAAGATATTGGAAACTCATTAGTGCTTTTGAAGAACAAACGGGTTATGCTTTGGTAGTCAATACAAGTTTTAATGTTCGTGGAGAACCTATCGTTTGTACTCCAGAAGATGCTTATAAGTGTTTGATGCGTACAGAAATGGATTATTTAGTAATTGGAGATTTTATTTTTGATAAAAAACTTCAACCAAAATGGGCAGAAAAAGACGATTGGCGTACAGAATTTGCATTAGACTAA
- a CDS encoding TlpA family protein disulfide reductase, with translation MTIKLNHIKLSIFSSLILFFIVGISLSSFTTKKVLSPKSTVPSVAIKTLTNQTIDIQETLNKEGYTIISFWATWCKPCISELSAINDEYIDWQEETDVKVVAISIDDARSKIRIPTIVNGKDWQFEVYSDENSDLKRALNVQNVPHTFIINPEGEIVWQHTSYNPGDEAHYIEFIKEELAKQKGVDTDSEEN, from the coding sequence ATGACTATCAAACTAAATCATATCAAACTTTCTATCTTTTCATCTTTAATTTTATTCTTTATAGTAGGCATTTCTTTGTCTTCCTTTACAACAAAAAAAGTATTATCTCCAAAATCGACAGTTCCATCAGTTGCTATCAAAACGCTTACTAATCAAACTATTGATATTCAAGAAACACTCAATAAAGAAGGTTATACAATTATCAGTTTTTGGGCTACTTGGTGTAAGCCTTGTATTTCTGAACTTAGTGCTATCAATGATGAGTATATCGACTGGCAGGAAGAAACAGATGTAAAAGTTGTAGCTATTTCTATTGATGATGCTCGTAGTAAAATCCGTATTCCAACTATTGTAAATGGAAAAGACTGGCAATTTGAAGTATATAGTGATGAAAATAGTGATTTGAAACGTGCTTTGAATGTACAAAATGTTCCTCATACATTTATTATTAATCCTGAAGGTGAAATTGTTTGGCAACATACTTCTTATAATCCAGGAGATGAGGCTCATTATATTGAGTTTATAAAAGAAGAATTAGCAAAACAAAAGGGTGTAGATACAGATTCTGAAGAGAACTAA